The region CCCGGGTGACGCTGGTCTCCGGCCTGGAAGGCCGAACCCTCAGCGCTGTCGAACAGGGCGTGATCATCAGAGCGCCGCTGGAAGGCACCGTGGAGATTGGGGACTGGCTCGGCAAGCAGAAAAAGCGTCTGCAGGAACTGGACAAGCAGATCAGGCAGGCGCAGGGCAAGCTGAGCAATGAGGGGTTCGTGGCCCGCGCCCCCGCTGAGGTGATCGAGGAAGAACGCCGCCGGGTGACCGACTTCAGCGCCCAGAAGGAACGGCTGGAACAGGTTCTGGCTCAGTTCGAATAATCCTGAAACTGAAAAAGAGTCCGCCAGTGTGGGGCGGGCTCTTTTTCTTTGACTGTGTCTAAGCCAGCAGCCGCTCGCAGAGTCCAGGGAGCAGCTGATAGACGTTGACGCCGCAGGCCCGGTCAAAGTACGCCTTCAGGTTCAACTGGGCGCGCCACTTGTCGGCTGTCCGGGCGTTCACGCCGTAGCGCAGGGCGACGTCCACCATGCGCTCCTGCACCGTGCAGAAGCCTTCCGGCAGGGCCAGCAGGTCGCACAGCTGAATCAAACGGTCTTCATTAGTCTGCTGTGCCCTGGAAAGCAGGCTCTCCAGCCGGCCCAGTTCCTCGGGAGTGCCGTCCCACTCACCCTGCAAGGTGTCCAGACCAGGTAGGACAAACGAGTGCGTCAGGGCAATGCGGGCGGCGCTGGTATAGCCGAGCCCGGTCAGGTAATCATGACCGTCCAGAATATGACGGTCGCGGTTTGGCCCTGTGCGCCGCCCGATGTCATGCAGCAGGCCCAGCACATACGCCCGCTCGGGGTCCAGCTCAGCGTGCCGCCGGGCAATGTGATGCGCGGCCAGTGCCACCTGCTGTGAATGGGCGACCCACGGTCCGGGATTGAGTTTCCCGGCTTCATGCAGGAGGTGTTCAGCCAGGGCGCGGGACGGCAGACTCATGGTGCCAGTCTGGCAGTTCTGGCCGCCTGTTCAAGGCGCTTCTGCCAATGCAAGCGAAAACGCCCGGAAGCACCAGTCATAGATCAGGAGGGGCGCAGCCACGCGGTGACTGGTCCCGGATAGCGCCTAGTACGACTTAAACACGTTGTGTTATGACAATAGGCCGATAAATGCCGTGACGTTCTGTCGCCACCCTCGTCCTAAGGTCAGTGAGCCCAGCTCGGCGGCCGCAAACCTGTCGATAGGAATCGTCCGGCTCGCTCCAATAGCCCAGGCGTGGGGTCTGGCCTGATCACTCCACGGTTCTGTCAACAGCGAGAGCACCACTTGCTGCCCGTGACGTACGAAGGACACTTGATAAAGAGACCACCAGTCGGTGGGAATGTCGCTTTCCACCTCACGCCAGCCTTTGGCGGTCAATGCCTCAACGACGACAGACCATTGGGGAGGCAAATCAGCGGGCACATTCCAAGGATACGGTGAGACCCCTGAGCATCAAACCACGTGTTTAAGTCGTACTGGCCTGCACAGGCAGTCCTTGTCCTGGCCGCCCCTCACCTCATGTGTACTCGGCGCGGCGTGGTTTTGCCCTCAGCTCCGGCTCCACTGGGCCGCCTGGGTCAGCGCAGAAGCGGCTGCGTCGATCTCCGCTTCGGTCGTGGCGGCGCCAAAGCTGAAGCGCAGCGTGCTGCGGGCATCGGCTTCACTCAGGCCAGTGGCCGTCAGCACGTGACTGGGCTGCATGGTGCCGGCCGAGCAGGCACTGCCGGCGCTCGCGCAGATGCCCAGCATGTCGAGATTCATCAGCAGGGCTTCTCCGTCCGTCCCGGGCAGGGTCAGGCTGACCACCTTGGGACTGCCTTCCGGCGGGTGGTTGATGCGCAGGCCCGGAATAGCTGCCACAGCCTGCATAAACCGTTGACGCAGTTGACTCAGGTGCGCGAAGGTGCTTTCCCGCGCCGCCTCCGCATGGGTCAGAGCCAGACCCGCAGCATAGACTCCAGCCGTGTTCTGGGTGCCGGGACGCAGACCACTTTCCTGGCCACCTCCATAGACGACTGGAGGAAGGACAGTCCCGCGCTGGACATACAGCACCCCCACTCCTCGCGGGCCACCCCACTTGTGGGCACTGAAGGTAGCAAACGTGACACCCCAGTCAGGCAGATGCACCGGCAGGACGCCCGGTGCCTGAACAGCGTCAGTGTGATACGGCACGCCCCGTGCAGCGGCAATCGCCGCCAGGGAAGGCGTGTCCTGCACGGTTCCCAGTTCGTTGTTGGCATGATGAATCGACACCAGCGCGGTGTCGTCACGCAGCGCAGCCTCAAGCTGCGCCGGTGCGTAGCGGCCATGCCGGTCCGGTGCCAGAAAAGTGACGGCCCAGCCTTGCTTTTCCAGCCAGCGGGCTGGGGCCAGAACCGCAGAATGCTCGGTCAGGGTGGTGATCAGGTGGCCGGGCCGGCCGTAAGTTTCCTCCCACGCCAGGGCAATGCCCAGGAGGACATGATTGTCTCCCTCAGTGCCGCCACTGTTGATGGTCAGGGTCCGGGGGTCTACCCCCAGCACCGCCGCTATACGGCCCCGGCCCTCTTCCAGCAACTCGCGGGCGGCCTGCCCTGCGGCGTGCACACTGGCCGGGTTGCCCGGCAGCGCAGCAGCGTGAGTGTAGGCAGCCACGGCCTCAGGGGTCATGGGGTGTGTGGCAGCGTAGTCGAGGTAGATCATCTCGGGAGGGTTCCTTCAGGGCCGGAGCACCGGTTCAGGGGTTGACCGTGGCGTACTCTGCGCCGTCGCGCCGGATCACGAACACTGCGGTCCCACGAACCGTCAGCG is a window of Deinococcus deserti VCD115 DNA encoding:
- a CDS encoding HD domain-containing protein, with translation MSLPSRALAEHLLHEAGKLNPGPWVAHSQQVALAAHHIARRHAELDPERAYVLGLLHDIGRRTGPNRDRHILDGHDYLTGLGYTSAARIALTHSFVLPGLDTLQGEWDGTPEELGRLESLLSRAQQTNEDRLIQLCDLLALPEGFCTVQERMVDVALRYGVNARTADKWRAQLNLKAYFDRACGVNVYQLLPGLCERLLA
- a CDS encoding cysteine desulfurase family protein, translated to MIYLDYAATHPMTPEAVAAYTHAAALPGNPASVHAAGQAARELLEEGRGRIAAVLGVDPRTLTINSGGTEGDNHVLLGIALAWEETYGRPGHLITTLTEHSAVLAPARWLEKQGWAVTFLAPDRHGRYAPAQLEAALRDDTALVSIHHANNELGTVQDTPSLAAIAAARGVPYHTDAVQAPGVLPVHLPDWGVTFATFSAHKWGGPRGVGVLYVQRGTVLPPVVYGGGQESGLRPGTQNTAGVYAAGLALTHAEAARESTFAHLSQLRQRFMQAVAAIPGLRINHPPEGSPKVVSLTLPGTDGEALLMNLDMLGICASAGSACSAGTMQPSHVLTATGLSEADARSTLRFSFGAATTEAEIDAAASALTQAAQWSRS